One Odontesthes bonariensis isolate fOdoBon6 chromosome 12, fOdoBon6.hap1, whole genome shotgun sequence genomic window, tatcccccagaaaaagtgccaatccgtttttgtgaaaaagtgacgtcactttttcagcaatcgccccccccccttcacccaaatccacagccaccccgtttcagacacgccccttcggcgagaaacaggaactggtgagccttccaaggctgtgaaagcggactacgatcccggaaagcaatgttcgcgatcaatggcttttatttatttttaacagcatccccagtacatacaaccgccgacttttcctttgctctgcgcatttcacggaggacagtttcacaaaccttgcacgattccgagcaggcttcagtagatggtcagttccgacagggacagacacagaatgCAGCGAGCTGtacgctccgctgagaaggtgatcggctgcagcctcccatctatccatgacctgcacgtctccggGACCATGGCGCGAGCAGGTCgaatcacagctgacccttctctatttgcaccgctcccctcgggcaggaagcttcggtccattcggaccagaacctcccgtcacaaaaacagttttttcccccttgcagttggacttatgaacacttcataatcacctcataacctgccccagtcactttaccatcattaaaattgcactaatgaagctgcactgttgttgctctgtatattggatactgtgtattgttgtacacaccttgtacattttatattcatgtatttttattctttattttttattattatatcctatgttacatgtttgcaccttacgccgcagcaaattcctatttggtgaacactgttcactaacaatggcaataaaacgaattctgattctgattctgacagCGCCGGTGCCACGGGGGGGCACTCGCGGGCATTGCCCCCCCATCCACGCCGGTGTGCCCCCCCTGGGTTCACTTTGATGTTTGACCAGCGATTGCCTCAAACACTGCAGTGCATGAGGGGACACAatctaaaagtcttaaataaaaaatacgttttttaaggtcttaaaatgtcttaaatttctctgattttcgaagagtggcattaaattcatctaggcggaatgaaagaaagatatgtctggagagagcttttgtgtgtgcgccagtacttccggtgaaaacttccggtgatttgacagctaagctaacgcgtcaggttagggccagaggccgtaaacaaaggttatagccgagaagaaagaggataatataatgtaactaaaaagactagctttcttcagtagcctaatgcttaccgatttagcatgcctagcagcctcgttgctaatgctagccgccgtaacgttaccaaccatacccgacgtcaaggagttggctgagcaggggcaacagtatggggctggcagagttaacttcataatgggtgagtgcaggtttcattcacttgttttcattctttcacaggattgattcacttcattggtttatccgattgctggccgccaagccattatgtgtctgggtttgtgtaggttactgatcatggttgttagccgatagtcaggttgtgtgttgtgtgtgtattttttctatgggtacatgctattgactgagcggtcggtgctcgttttttatttttatctaattagattggagatactaatcaatactgagggggggactggtcccggggaaaattgccagggcctaaacgagttgccaaccgtcccttgaaataatgaaatcgtcacgtatttagtaacaaaaggacagttccttattgggctgaaacggggcccacaatacggttaaaatgcagaaaattgtatctaagaaataccaaattttctgggggaggaccccccccccacacacacacacacacactcatttaaatgcccgtccaatagcttgtctctgagcaagggcagccaatcaagcaacggcaactgaatagcgccaacacctacctgcatttcataatgaggttgccagataagctctgaaactaTGCCAatacgacgcattctaaacccagcatagtaacatagctgtttcagagagccttttagggaggttctaagccattacagacccaactaaatttttttgggctacatatcgcatcacagaacaaggattaatgccccattcaacctttctctatcacctttaagtaTCAAACCAGGAGGAACACCTCCTAGCATCTATGATGACGTAATTAACAATAGTTCACATCCAGATTTAGTCATAATTTGACATTAATCCTAGTTCATAACCAAGATGGCTCTGGCAAGTcacctttaaaaaaacattttaatatcAACAAAGCTCAATAACATCaaaatcaaaatgtttttttcttttttttttagagcttGTTTTTATTCGGACCCTTCTTACTAAAAACTTAAAATTCTAAATGATATTATTATAATGTATATTTCATCAATAGTTTGCTATATTAACAATATAACTATATTCACTCCATATAACTAACAGTGCTAGTCATGTGTACTTATggaatttaaaaatgtaaattggAACATTTtgaatgatgatgatgttgaagGGGTTCTCAGCACAATGGAGACATCGCTTCTTCAGCACGAATACACAAAGCTGAGAGATTCAAATGAACTCAATACTGTGAAGGCCACTGTTTGGTTGTTGAAGCTTCAAATCATAGACAAGAAAAATTGAGCAAAAGAAAGGAACAATATTTGCATCTGAAAAAATAGTCTCTTCCTGGTCActtcaaaataaagcattttcttTCAAATCTAATCATAGTAATTATGAATTATTGAGattaatgtatttattataAACATTCACATACATTATCATCCATTCAGTCACCAATCCATTCTCTGCCAATGCTAGCTTAATCCAAATCCTAATTGcttgagcctatcccagctgccattggtcaAGGGGCAAGGTACACCCTGAACAGTTCCATGATATTACTATGAAATacaaatttgtgtgtgtgtgtgtgtgtgtgtgtgtgtgtgtgtgtgtgggtgtgtgtgtgtgtgagtgtcattAACTGTTCTAGAGAACATGCAAAGCCatttctaaatatttttttatctacATAATTCAGCAGTCAAATAATTTAGTGTTTGTATTGTTTTCTGAAGTCTATAGTCTAAAACAGAAGTTTAGAAGAGATTTTGTAAAAGTGACACTGAAATCTGATTAACTGTCAATTTTTAAAATGACCTTTCCCAAAGCTGCCACAAAGTAACTCTTGTGTTGTCTGAATTGTATAGGATAAAGTAATAAAAAGAATGACCAGGCTGTATGTATATATTCATATGAACTACCTCATGGAGCTGATTGAGAGAATGCCAAGAGTGTGCAAAGCATTAAAGCAAAAGGAGGCTACTTTGAAAAATCTCAAATGTAAAACATATTCTGGtttgtttaacatttttttgtttattatgTAATTCCAAGTGTCTTCCTTCATAGTTTGGATGTCTTCAGTATTAATCTAAAAtgtagaaaataaagaaaaaacacagaatgAGAAGACGTAACCAAACTTCTGACTGGTgctttatatgtatataaataagtACATTTATTCAATTATTGTTATCAttgttattttcattatttcatgattttcattattattcaattatctgatttttttcttgttcaggaTCTGAACAATTAGTTTTTGGTTCACAATAGATGAGTTTCCCTTTTTTCTGCATACATCTGTCAAAACAAGGATGTGCTTTGGGACATGTATGTTGAAGTCAGAGTACAGTTCTAGGACTAAACTGAGTATCAGTGAAATCACTGTCCTGGACCAATCTTTTAAACATTCTTCTATAGATTGAGCCATCACATTCAAAATGATCtatttaatgtcaaattttgTCAGACATACATTATATTCCCTCAATATCTATAACTAGATGTTTGCAATAGCTGCCTAGCTGTCTAATAACTGATTCAGTAACACAATGGGGAAGCATGAATTACATGTTTTGCAACAAAGAAGCTAAGAACATTGGTGTCATCAGCAGGATTAGACATGTTTTACAGAGAAAGATTCTTATATCACTCTATTATACTTTaatatttccttttctttcctacAGCAATCTTGTATGGGCAAGcatttacagaaaaaaactcaaacaCCTTGTTACTTTACAGAAACCGTGACCGTAACTTTGACATTCTCTGAACCACTTGCGAGCTCAGCCCCTCTGTTTCAAAAACCTGCAATTTTGAATGTTTATAATATAAATGTGTATCAGATCTGCTTATCTGTGTTCAAGCAAAGAATAAATCTTTTACCTCCAAGTTTCTGTCATATATTTGTGTCTAATAACCAAGTTCATAGCTACCAGAAACAAAACTCTTCTGATCTTCACACTGCCTTTTTTAGAACTGCTCTTGGGCAATTTGCAATACACTATCAAGGTCCACGTCTCTGGAATCAGCTACCTGACCAtctgaaaaaatgtattcatttaacatAATTTAAAAAGTCTCTTAAAAGGCACTTCGTCAGTCAAACTACCTACCATCAAACATAATAAGTTATCTATAgttatgttgtttgtttatatattgttttaatccactgtatttttttcctattttcattcattgtatttttattatttttaatgattcatTTTTGTATGTGTTTATAATTTTTTCTTCTTATATTCACTGTATAATTActcagttgtttttattttaatttttcaattttcaatttttctATTTAATTGTTTCAGAAACAGAAGGACACGTGGGCAATAAGTTGAGGTTTTATTTTCTATAAAGGCTTCATATGGTCGAGAAACTGTGGCTAATCAAAAACATTCATGGAAAGAATTATTGTACGTAAACAGTTTAGTAGGCAGCATATtatgaaaaatatttaattctTCTTTATTTCCCTTTATATTTCTACATTTTCTTATTGCACATTAATTTATATAATCAATTCCACCCTCCTATTTCCCCCATACATTTTTATGCATTCACTTTTCCTTTCGTTATTGATTTACAAATGTGTTCTGTTTTTGTGGCACTCCTAACATTCCGTAGCTTGAATTAATGAGTTTACTTTGACAATTGAGATAAAAGCTTAACAAAAATATCTTATTTTAGGCCTTGCCTTGGATACTCTTGTTACAACAAGTTGAAATGCCTTGTTTGATGCGTATTCTTTGACAGGATGACTTCTACATTCTCAATTTTCTGTTTTGTCAAGTTTACAGAAAATTGAAATCTCCGACATCTGTCATTATCTAAAAAAGATCATGAGAAGTTTTCCGTTTCATGTTTGCGTTGATTTTATTCCTAAATGCAGTATTGTACTGGTACCATTGAAAATACATTAAGAGGAAACATATTCAGTGGAAGTAATCAGATTTACAAGAACAGACTGAGTTCTATACACAAATGATAGACAAACAACTTCCTGGATTAAAAATTTGCAAACAGGTGGAagttgtattctttttttttccctggaaAAAGAGCCAGATTGAAGTAAATTGAAAGAAACGGTAACTTTCTGTTAGACACTGCATCTCATGGAAAGATCTTAGATTTAACTGTGCATTACAACAAGACCACAGGGGTGTTTTTTAACCTTTGAagaagcaaaactaaaaattttCATTCGAATTTTAGTCAACTTGAAACCATAAATGAGAGGATTCATAATGGGAGGTATGACAAGAAATTCTACTGCAACAAAGTTTTGAAGGTTTTGAGGTAAATTTTCGGAACCAAATCGCATTGTCATGACATCAAAAAGTATAGTCACGAGAAAGGTAAGTAAAGATATTAAATGTGGCACACATGTTTGCATGAACTTTGCCCTGTTTTCTATAGAATTAGCACACGTTTTAATGAGATACATGTAGGACCAAACAATGTAAAAACCATGAAATACATAGATGATTATTGTTAAATATGCAACTATGTTGTTAACTTTAGTTTCAGCTGGAAAACAAACCAATTTCACAACACTCCAGTTCACACAGAAGAGTCTGGAAATAATTTGGCTGCATAAATTCAATCTTGATGTCAGAAAAATATTTGTTGCTATAATGCAGAATGGTGTTAACCAAGAAAAACACACCAACTTTACAACATTTTGCTTTGACATAATAGAGTGGTACTCCAGTGGGCGACAAATAGCCAGATATCTATCATATGCCATGACTGCAAGGATTGACAAATCGCTGCAGGCAAAAGAGTACATCACCTGAGCCTGAACAAGACATCCACAATAAGAGATGGCATGAACAGGAGAGAGCAGATCCCACAGAAATTTGGGGTAGAAACCTGTTGTCCCATAAAGTCCATTCATGCAAAAAGCACACAACAGAATATACATTGGTTCATGAAGGCTGTTATCCAAGATAATGAACATAATGAGAGAAACATTTACCAGGATGATAATGCAGTAACACAGCAAGCTGAGAAAAAAGAGAATCGATCTGTAGTTTCTTGTTTCACTTaaacctgaaagaaaaaaaaatgaaattacaGATACATTATTCATCATTGTTAGGAAATGTGTGCCTTTCCTTTGAAGGGGACTCTGCCGTTGCCCAGAGCGTCTGTAATCCTCACGTCGGAAGAATCTGATTAAGACAGCAGTATCACCAGAGCTGAGACTTCAAACCAGCCAATCAATGGTTTTTTCCATTCATTCAGCACAATGATTGGCTGGAAGCTCACTGCTGTGTAAATCAGTCTCTGGAAGATCAGGTGTTTCCTTTTATGGTATTTTGCTATGTACTGTGcattaaatctaaaaaaaacttgatACAGCCTGATAATGTTGACCAATATTTAATTTGGCTGCATGCTCAAGTAAGCTATTTTTCTTAATGACTTTGACTGTACTAAAGGTTTAGTGTGACTCAGATATTTTTGACATGTCTATAATGTTATGTTGCTtttatattttctcttttttatctGTACTCAGAGGCACAGGCATCAGCAAAGCCCACAGTGCCAGTGTTCTCGtcatagttttctttttttttaaataatacttgaaaggagaaaagaaagagggCGAGAGAGGAAAATATTGTCAGTGCgggtgggttggcaggacagggatgcggactccagagaTGTAAAGCAAAAACCGGGTTTTATTCACAAACAAAGTTAACAAAgggcacggctgagccggatgacaaaaaccaAACTGGGACTGtccggcgggcggccagacatcagGCGACATGGCAGGAGAAGCCAGAGACTGTCCGGTGGGTGGCCAGACATCCGGCGAcaggggagcccccccttcaagggatggatcccagacatcccaaaaagAGGGTGGGAGGAGGGGCTCGAATCTGTGGGTCCCCGGGCCAGAGCCCCATGGGCTCTTTGGGCTCTGTGGGGGCTAGCTCTGGCTTTGTGgcctctatgggcgctagctctggctctgtggcctctatgggtgctagctctggctctggctctctggcctCTATGGGGGACcccaaggcgttcccaggcAAGCCGAGGAACATAggctctccaacgtgtcctgggtctcccccggggcctcctcccagtgggacgggccctgGACaactcaccagggaggcgtccaggaggcatccttaccagatgcccgagccacctcatctgactcctctcgatgcagaggagcagcggttctactccgagcccctcccggatgaccgagcttctcaccctatctctaagggagagcccagacaccctgcggaggaaactcatttcggccgcttgaattcgcaatctcattctttcggtcactacccacagctcgtgaccaaaggtgagggtaggaacatagattgaccggtaaatcaagagcttcgccttctggctcagctcctttttcaccacgattggccggtgcagagcccgcatcactgcagatgccGGACCAATCCGCCTggcaatctcctgctccattcttctctcactcgtgaacaagaccccgagatacttgaactcctccacttggggaaggatctcattcccgacccggagagggcattgcacccttttccggccgagggccatggtctcggatttggagatgctgattctcatcccagccgcttcacactcggctgcgaaccgctccagtgagagctgaaggtcacggcctgacgacgccaacagaaccacatcgtccgcaaaaagcagagacccgattctgaggtcgccaaaacggaccccctcgacgccctggctgcCCCCATAGTTGTccccataaaaattatgaacagaatcggtgacaaagggaagccctgacggagtccaaccctcacaggaaacatgtccgacttactgccagcattacggaccaaactctgacaccggtcatacagagaccgaaaagcccatatcaaggggtccggcactccatactcccggagcaccccccacaagagccCCCGAGGGACACAGTCGAacaccttctccaagtccacaaaacacatgtaaagaggttgggcgaactcccatgcaccctccaggatcctgctgagggtatagagctggtccactgttccactgccaggacaaaaaccacattgcacctcctgaatccaatTTCgattatccggcggatcctcctctccagtaccctcgaaatagaccttaccagggaggctgaggagtatgatccccctatagttggaacacaccctccggtccccctttttaaagagggggaccaccaccctgatctgccagtccagaggcactgcccccgatgtccacgcgatgctgcagaggcgtgtcaaccaagacagccccaccaCATCCAGAGCCTCGAGGAACCAGGGAcaaacctcatccaccccccggggccttgccaccgaggagttttttgaccacctcggcaacctcagccccagaaatgggaggccccacgaccgagctccccaactctgcttcctcatcggaaggcgtgtcggtaggattgaggaggcccttgaagtattccccccacgaCTCACAACGTCCCTagatgaggtcagcagagccacGCCCTCGGCACCACTCCCCCCcccgagccgccggatggtggaccagaaactcttcgaggccgtccggaaatcattctccatggcctccccaaactcctcccaagcccgagtttttgcctcagcaaccgccgaggccgcgttccacttggcctgtcggtacccatcagctgctttcagagtcccactggccaaaaaggcccgataggactctttgttcagcttgacggcttccctcaccactggtgtccaccagcgggttcggggattgccgccgcgacaggcaccgaccaccttacggccacagctccggtcggcctcctcaacaatggaggcacagaATATGggccattcgggctcaatgtcccccacctcccccgggttgaagctctgccggaggtgggagtttaAACTCCTTctgacagtgtcatgtctatgggtttttgccatgtttttagtttctgcttaagttcttagttttctcatgttttaggttcaggtcttgtgtttAGTTTTTTCCATGTCATGCCAtcctctcctgccctgccatcagcctcacgtccctcacctgtgttttccccatcagctgcactctatcattaatcaccctccacagtatttagtccccAGGTCTTTCCATGTTCATTGTCAGATCCTTCCGTcatctatagccgctttcggacagaccgttctaagaaagtagttatcagaactaccctcctcgaatttcgttctgataactatccttccccagcggaactgtttcagtctgcattcgcacatgagtcgggacctgatagggactgatgcgccgcgtgcagcagtctgcttcagtgacgtgttagccgttagccgtttagcgctacattcaaacacaaaacaaaatggtaaaagtaaggagagtagaaaaaacaccaccaagaagctaatatggagagcggggaggccaccgtgtttatggtctgcatgatggtgatattaatcatggacaatcacatcaggcgtctaatatcgaggctggaaaagctcacagagagagtcaggagatacttttttatttcatgaaggaagaaaggagagcagagcgctgcagacaaatgagacaagtgtaagtttaacttattaaacacccgccggttgtgtctgtttctattgaggaaacatttcagccgtgatagcatgacatgggacgtagctaccgaccaccacacacctccgttagattagttctataagaactatgaaaagacccgacctcggagaaggagctaaatagttataggaactaagggagaaagcccccagttcctgtatgtccgaacacgggagaaaacggccccgcggattaaaaagttattagaactgccaaaggttcctacagtccgaaagcggcttatggtTCATGTCACAGCCAGCTAAGTATTTTCATGCCAAGTcaagtcctttgttttgtttgtcacaGTCATGTGTTGTTTTCACAGTCtcgttaagttttttttttatatccggctcagccgcgctttctgttaaaaccttttgtgaaaataaattaagttgGGGGTCACGTGATGGCGGGGAGCTGAGCAGACGCTTTTGCAAGTCCGGGCCACTCAGTGCTAATTTTCTTATTATCCTGACAATAACCGGGCGCTTTATGCCATGTTTGGTATGAACAATACGGGCTATGTCATTGGAAAACTTTTGGCCACAGTCTTTCGACGAGATGGGAAAAACCAGAAGcaataaagacaaaaaggaCGTCCCGTCCGAGCCCGGCGGTGATACTCAAGATGGCGACCAGGCAGAGTCTGAAACCGCAGATGGACTTGACCCTGCCCTTGCTAAGGCTCTGAGCATAATGACTTCCAACATTATTAAAGTTATCGATGGAAACCTCAGCCCTTTGGCCGAGACTGTCCAGAAGCTTGCTACAGAGCTCCATGCTGCTGGCAAGTGGCTAGACGAAGCAGAAGCTAGGCTGCTAGCAGTTGAAAACTCCGCCGAAGCACAGAAGCCAAGGAGTGTGGAGCTGGAGAAACAGGTCAGCGCCCTGACAGAGAGTTTGGACACGGCCGAGAATTACAGCAGGCGCCTAGACATTCGGGTCGTGGGCTTGGCAGAAAACACGGAAACTGAGCAGCCAGTGGAGTTTTTCGAGTCAT contains:
- the LOC142395939 gene encoding olfactory receptor 5F1-like — encoded protein: MMNNVSVISFFFLSGLSETRNYRSILFFLSLLCYCIIILVNVSLIMFIILDNSLHEPMYILLCAFCMNGLYGTTGFYPKFLWDLLSPVHAISYCGCLVQAQVMYSFACSDLSILAVMAYDRYLAICRPLEYHSIMSKQNVVKLVCFSWLTPFCIIATNIFLTSRLNLCSQIISRLFCVNWSVVKLVCFPAETKVNNIVAYLTIIIYVFHGFYIVWSYMYLIKTCANSIENRAKFMQTCVPHLISLLTFLVTILFDVMTMRFGSENLPQNLQNFVAVEFLVIPPIMNPLIYGFKLTKIRMKIFSFASSKVKKHPCGLVVMHS